The window GCGATTTGCGTTTTTGTTGGGTAAACGAATcacatattcaaaataatattaacgaaaaaaatacGCTCGGATTGAAATATACATTCTTCATCCTAAAACACAAGTtcccaaatttttgtaaaccgttttcaaagtttaactttatTCTTTGTACCCCCAGCTACTACATTTTCAACGAAACTCCTCAAAAAATGTGAAGATCGGATTcaactgcagggacttctttgaaagattaaaaattctgattcttcattccttattcatctttgaatccgtttgcctaattcgaaAGCGTgcttttccaatttcagaaaggttgttgctcaatattttacaatgcgaaaaaatgcacaatcacttgccaattgaaatcaaatcgatttcATCTTTTCCCGTATTTAGCAATAATTTGGGGGAGTATTTACTGGAAAGtcccttctactctgtaaactaCTTCTATTCTAATCtacaataatcaatttttcatctatttttttctcaaaacagaaaaaaaaatccaGTATAACCACATTTTTGTGATCTTGAGCTATGCTATTTCTAAAATTTGCTATTTAAATTTCAGAACCGAATCCCCCAACGCTATTTTACAACGAATCAAACATTTGCTGGTATATTGATGCGAATAATCAAGCAGATTGTTTACCAAATGAAATACATTTATCATGTGATAGTTCAACTAATgttgtaaatgaaaattttaattatagcaATCATTGTATGAATATAAATGATGATTCATACGAGTTTTATCAAGGTGTGCGTTACACTTGCACAGCTACAGCTTCTACAGATTCAAGTACATCAACAGACTCATCCCCGCTGATAGCACCACCAGGAACTGGAGGTAATGTCATGGATCCTCAGAATCGCCTCATTGAGACGATGCAAGTTTGGTCAGGTGGGatttgaggttagatttttgTTCCTAACAGttggaaaaaattgacaaaactCACTTCAATTTGTTTAACCAACAATTTGTAGACATATTTGCTCAATTAGGCTgaccaaaaaattgttttgactCAAACAAAGAAATGTCAAATGAAGTCAAATTAAAATCGTGCAATATGGTTGGTCCACCCTTTATGTAACTGTTAATtctaattttctgtattttactTGTGACCAAACTTGTGTGGAATATGATTTTCATATACCAAATCTTTATCTTCTGATCAAATTTAATTGGAATGTGGTTCAAAGTCTTAAAAAGTCCAGTGGACATGTGAGAAACATGTTTGTACCACATTcgtaagaaaaattttcttacctCACTTGTTGCACAATAATATTTCAGAGATATCACCCATCACCTTAAATGGAAGTCAAATCACATGGAACCCGCCGTTTGAAAACGTTACGCtagtttacaaaataaaaatattttcttggatATCGAACCATTACATTCCGAAGGAGTGTAGTCTTCCTGATAATATAAATGATGAAACTACGGAACTGTCTTTTGATCTAATTGCTGTTCCAGCTGACTTCAGTTTTAACATAGAAATATCTACAGAGTACTGGAATATTTCGGTCATAGCAGCTGAGATTTTATCCACTCCCAGTAAAGGTGCGTTTTTCGATAAATATCAATAACTATATGTAGACGTGGAACGTCTACTCAATATATTTTGCTTTCTAGTTCCCGGGGCTCCTACCGACATAGAAGTACAGGATATTAAAGATGAAGAATCAATTGTTTCGTATATTATTCATTGGAGTATGCCTTGCGATTCTAACGGAAATATCActggattttatttattgttaactaacaacaattttgaatttaacgATTCTATTGAAATAACACAATTAGAAGACAGATACACGTATAACTTACCAGAACTTACTCCCAATGAAATTTATCACGTTCAGTTGTGTGCTGTAGGAATAAATGGAAATGGTGAATCAgcaaattatgatttttctacaaatgaaGGCGGTAAGTGAatctaaaagtattttataaatgGTAATCGTCAGTTTTTCGTTGTAAAAATTCGTTAAAGTTCATtataagatattgaaaaaaacttacGTAATGTACGACCAAGTTTGAGGTTTCAAAAGCtaaatgtaattattaaatagtaaaaaaatatataggcTACCTAAAAAATCACTAAACACTTTTATGAAGTAGACATTATTTGCTATAATTTGAGTTCAACTTCAGTTTTTTATACACCAGGATGTACCTCTTTATAAACTTTAtccaaaaagttataaattgcGATTTTCGTCGTCTTTATctattaaaaagttatttagatCTAATCTAATCCAACAAGAAACATTCGGTATCAATTTAACATATCAAGGAAATCGAATAATAATAAGTTCTCTGGATCATAATTGCCTAAGCAATCTCCTGACAATCTCACGTCCTAGtccataaaaataattgaagaatacTCCGAACAGCTATATAATCAAGGTTCTTCCACTAGGTCAATTCCAAGAACTTTCCTCATTGTGTTGATAAGAGATTGACAGTAAGTTTCCTTCTGGTTTTAATAGTCCACATCGGTAGACTTGGAGAACCTCCCTTCTTCTTAAATGAAGTATTTTCGCCGCCCATTATATGGAGTTCATGTTATCTATGGAGGTTATCCAGCTGTCTGCAGCCATATGACAGAGACTAtgctttttttttactttaacaTAGTTTAAAGTTTAAGTTCAATCCGCCAGTAAGTAATTTCCACAGGTTCGAGTCCTGTTATATGTTGATGGACTCTATGCTCAGCCAGTTAATCGGCAATTTCATTGCCTTCGAGTCTACCGCTTGTTACCAGCCACCCAACTTGTAATATTCCAAAATCATCTTTGCATTGTCATTACAAAAAGCGTTATAAATTTGAAGATTGAGTCGATTTTTTGAAGATACCGCCTTGATTAGTTTAAAGTACCAAAAAGGATTTTGGTAAATCGAGCAGAACCATCTTCAGGTTCTAAAACACGATTACGAACTGCATTTGTGtctttattattttgtcaaCTACAACGACATAATGCATGTAACTACTTGAACTAATTAAATGCGTTactaaacagaaaattttcctttttacgagCTTATAGAATTTTATCCGTCATGTGGAAACCGATGCTAGCTgcttgtttttatgaaaatatttgaaacatgtaaataacttataaaaacaatacataGAAAATCGTCGCTTCCGCCAAATTTAAGATTCTATTAATATAGCAGGACAGAACGGGCTTCACGGTCTTTGTTAGTAGAAGCCTTCGTAACAATAATAagatttttatcaacaaaaagtgtgtttttatttattttaacattgtctttaaattattttcagtacCTACTGCTCCGACATTCGACGACCCGATTGTAGCCTCAACTTTTTTTACACTGAAATGGACGGCACCAGAAAATTTCACCGATGGTAGAATAGCTAAAATTGCGCTATACAAAATCAATATAACCCCTAAGGGTCCAAATTATAATAGAAAGAATGGTAGTTGTCCAAATCctgacaaaaaatatattgaattaaatggaACCGAATTAAGTTATAATTTCACAGAAGCTTGGCCACAATATGATTACAAAATATCGTTGAATGCTGCAACAACCGCTGGAGACGGTCCATCCGCAATTATTTCTATCACCACCAAATCAGGAGGTACTAATTTAGTTATTCAATGATAATAACTTCCATTAAGTCTAATACTATTTCTACACAAGCACATTTACATTTGTCTGGTCCTTCAAGTCGGGTATAAACCAGAGAATGATTGCACCTCGAAGTTTAGCAACGTCGTTTATAAGATAGATTTGTTACAGTAAAACCTTGATAGTATGAATCCGTAAAATAATGTGTTGCCTCACCTTTAGAGTTCAAAacttcttttatttaaaatacgaAGCCTCTATTACTCAAACGAATAATTTGGGCTTCGCTCCTCAGTAACTCAAAGTTGTAACGACGACGGCCTTTGTAACTTCAATCATCTATCAATGAGTTATTTTGTGCAAAATGGCTTCAACAATAGACTAAAGTCTAAGTACAGTAACTAGTTTGTACGTGTGTATCAGAAGCTTTTACTTTTTAGAAAATGATCATTCAAAGAGACAAACAAATGATTATCAAAAAATGCAAATTTCCTCTATACATAGATAACTGTACAGCACATAGACAAAGCTGTAATCGTaggtaaaaatataaacaaataaaaactctTGAACTTAAACCATTAGTAAGTAAAAACCTTTATAACTTAAATTACTTAACGAGATTCTGCTGTATCAAATATTgcaaaatattctaataaaccCATAAAGTTTACACAAATTTCAGTTGttttaaattaggaaaaatagGTTATGAATTGAATGTCGTTGACACTgggtttattatttatttattacttttaatatttgtaGAACCGGAGGCGCctcaaaatcttcaaattatgACAACTGTAAACGACAAAAACATGAATAATATTAAGGGAACATTAACGTGGGATGCCCCGTGTAAAATGAATGGCGTATTAGAAAGATACGTAATAAATATATCCGAGAGGTATACTGAAGATTCATCCGATGTTGAACCggaaatacagaaaattaattcaacCGAAGAATATGTCATGTTAAATCTACAGCCTTCTCATTATTACACATTTGATGTTACAGCTGTACTTGTTAGTGGAAAAACTGGAATGGAAGCGTCCAACAATATTACTACAATAGTTGGTAGTAGGTATAtggaattaattataaatattttcgtaacatgcataataaaacttttaatttgaaagaatatCGAATATTCAATTCATCTGATCATCATCATTTGATTTTTGCAATACCGATTTTGgttttctgtttttataaatcgaaatcattattattagtaactaacctaaaaaataaattggcaatcagtaaaaataaaaatgtgaccCACTAGAGTAAGTACCTTCATATATTGTTTAAATCACTAAAAACAGACACTTCACAACTACTTAACAATAAGctgacaataaaaatatgaagttgGATCACTGTACCAAGTAActctaattttattaaaatttcaatttactttataataaaCTGGCAAtctgtaaatataaaaagtagCCCCATTATAATAAGTACTTATATTTATAACAGTTACTTGATTATAAATTGGCAATCAGGTAAACTAAGAAGCTCGTGCACTATACCAATTACCTTCAAACATTGTTCAAATAACTAGTTACAGAAGTTACTTAATAATAAGCTGACaatcagtgaaaataaaaagctcCCACTATACCATTGACCttaaaatattactgaaatgaatatttacaacaaCTAATTGATTATAAGCTGGTaatcagtgaaaataaaaagctcCCACTATAGTattgactttaaaatattactgaCATGAATATTTACAGCAACTGATTAATTATAAGCTGGCAATCAGTGGAAATAAAAAGCTCCCACTATACCattgactttaaaatattactgaaatgaatatttacagcAACTAATTGATTATAAGCTGGCaatcagtgaaaataaaaagctcCCACTATACCattgactttaaaatattactgaaatgaatatttacagcAACTAATTCATTATAAGCTGGCaatcagtgaaaataaaaagctcCCACGATACCattgactttaaaatattactgaaatgaatatttacagcAACTAATTGATTATAAGCTGGCaatcagtgaaaataaaaagctcGCACTATACCattgactttaaaatattactgaaatgaatatttacaactAATTGATTATAAGCTGGCAATCAGTAATAATGAAAAGCTCCTTTATATAattgactttaaaatattactgaaatgaatatttacaacaaCTAATTGATTATAAGCTGGCaatcagtgaaaataaaaagctcCCACTATACCattgactttaaaatattactgaaatgaaTATTACAACAACTAATTGATTATAAGCTGGTaatcagtgaaaataaaaagctcCCACTATAGTattgactttaaaatattactgaCATGAATATTTACAGCAACTGATTAATTATAAGCTGGCAATCAGTGGAAATAAAAAGCTCCCACTATACCattgactttaaaatattactgaaatgaatatttacagcAACTAATTCATTATAAGCTGGCaatcagtgaaaataaaaagctcCCACGATACCattgactttaaaatattactgaaatgaatatttacagcAACTAATTGATTATAAGCTGGCaatcagtgaaaataaaaagctcCCACTATACCattgactttaaaatattactgaaatgaatatttacagcAACTAATTCATTATAAGCTGGCaatcagtgaaaataaaaagctcGCACTATACCattgactttaaaatattactgaaatgaatatttacaactAATTGATTATAAGCTGGCAATCAGTAATAATGAAAAGCTCCTTTATATAattgactttaaaatattactgaaatgaatatttacaacaaCTAATTGATTATAAGCTGGCaatcagtgaaaataaaaagctcCCACTATACCattgactttaaaatattactgaaatgaatatttacagcAACTAATTCATTATAAGCTGGCaatcagtgaaaataaaaagctcGCACTATACCattgactttaaaatattactgaaatgaatatttacaactAATTGATTATAAGCTGGCaatcagtgaaaataaaaagctcCCACTATACCattgactttaaaatattactgaaatgaatatttacagcAACTAATTCATTATAAGCTGGCaatcagtgaaaataaaaagctcCCACGATACCattgactttaaaatattactgaaatgaatatttacagcAACTAATTGATTATAAGCTGGCAATCAGTAATAATAAAAAGCTCCCACTATACCattgactttaaaatattactgaaatgaatatttacagcAACTAATTGATTATAAGCTGGCaatcagtgaaaataaaaagcttCCACTATACCATTGACCTcaaaatattactgaaatgaatatttacaacaaCTAATTGATTATAAGCTGGCaatcagtgaaaataaaaagctcCCACTATACCattgactttaaaatattactgaaatgaatatttacagcAACTAATTCATTATAAGCTGGCaatcagtgaaaataaaaagctcCTTTATACAattgactttaaaatattactgaaatgaatatttacagcAACTAATTCATTATAAGCTGGCAATCAGTAATAATAAAAAGCTCCTTTATACAattgactttaaaatattactgaaatgaatatttacaacaaCTAATTGATTATAAGCTGGCaatcagtgaaaataaaaagctcCCACTATACCattgactttaaaatattactgaaatgaatatttacagcAACTAATTCATTATAAGCTGGCaatcagtgaaaataaaaagctcCCACTATACCattgactttaaaatattactgaaatgaatatttacagcAACTAATTCATTATAAGCTGGCaatcagtgaaaataaaaagctcCCACGATACCattgactttaaaatattactgaaatgaatatttacagcAACTAATTGATTATAAGCTGGCaatcagtgaaaataaaaagctcCCACTATACCattgactttaaaatattactgaaatgaatatttacagcAACTAATTCATTATAAGCTGGCaatcagtgaaaataaaaagctcGCACTATACCattgactttaaaatattactgaaatgaatatttacaactAATTGATTATAAGCTGGCAATCAGTAATAATGAAAAGCTCCTTTATATAattgactttaaaatattactgaaatgaatatttacaacaaCTAATTGATTATAAGCTGGCaatcagtgaaaataaaaagctcCCACTATACCattgactttaaaatattactgaaatgaatatttacagcAACTAATTCATTATAAGCTGGCaatcagtgaaaataaaaagctcGCACTATACCattgactttaaaatattactgaaatgaatatttacaactAATTGATTATAAGCTGGCaatcagtgaaaataaaaagctcCCACTATACCattgactttaaaatattactgaaatgaatatttacagcAACTAATTCATTATAAGCTGGCaatcagtgaaaataaaaagctcCCACGATACCattgactttaaaatattactgaaatgaatatttacagcAACTAATTGATTATAAGCTGGCAATCAGTAATAATAAAAAGCTCCCACTATACCattgactttaaaatattactgaaatgaatatttacagcAACTAATTGATTATAAGCTGGCaatcagtgaaaataaaaagcttCCACTATACCATTGACCTcaaaatattactgaaatgaatatttacaacaaCTAATTGATTATAAGCTGGCaatcagtgaaaataaaaagctcCCACTATACCattgactttaaaatattactgaaatgaatatttacagcAACTAATTCATTATAAGCTGGCaatcagtgaaaataaaaagctcCTTTATACAattgactttaaaatattactgaaatgaatatttacagcAACTAATTCATTATAAGCTGGCAATCAGTAATAATAAAAAGCTCCTTTATACAattgactttaaaatattactgaaatgaatatttacaacaaCTAATTGATTATAAGCTGGCaatcagtgaaaataaaaagctcCCACTATACCattgactttaaaatattactgaaatgaatatttacagcAACTAATTCATTATAAGCTGGCaatcagtgaaaataaaaagctcCCACGATACCattgactttaaaatattactgaaatgaatatttacagcAACTAATTGATTATAAGCTGGCAATCAGTAATAATAAAAAGCTCCCACTATACCattgactttaaaatattactgaaatgaatatttacagcAACTAATTGATTATAAGCTGGCaatcagtgaaaataaaaagcttCCACTATACCATTGACCTcaaaatattactgaaatgaatatttacaacaaCTAATTGATTATAAGCTGGCaatcagtgaaaataaaaagctcCCACTATACCattgactttaaaatattactgaaatgaatatttacagcAACTAATTCATTATAAGCTGGCaatcagtgaaaataaaaagctcGCACTATACCattgactttaaaatattactgaaatgaatatttacaactAATTGATTATAAGCTGGCAATCAGTAATAATAAAAAGCTCCTTTATACAattgactttaaaatattactgaaatgaatatttacagcAACTAATTCATTATAAGCTGGCaatcagtgaaaataaaaagctcCCACGATACCattgactttaaaatattactgaaatgaatatttacagcAACTAATTGATTATAAGCTGGCAATCAGTAATAATAAAAAGCTCCCACTATACCATTGACATTGAAATGCTGTTTAAACGACTATTTATAGCAACTACTTGATTATAAGCTGTCAATCTTTGAAAATGGAAAGCTATTTGTCTATACCAAGTACGttctaaatttattcaaatgattaTTGACAGAAGCTACTAGATTATAGGCATTCAACAAAAATCAAAAGCTGGTATGAAAAACTTGGTTGGCAATCACCTAAATTAGAAGCTAGTTTAAATCGAAAACTAATACATTTTCTTGACAATAAACATTGAGACTTTACCTGAATCATCGCTAATAACTGGCAATCAATAAAATAAGGTCTAAACTCTCTTTATAATATACCTGCGGCAAATAAAATGATTGAGAAACACCCTTTTATTTAATCAGTTCCAGGTGTTCCAGAAATCATTACAAACGATTCTTCTAGCAATAATTTCACAATAAGCTGGCAATCGCCTAAAGAAAAAGTTGGTCCTATAGCATACTTTTATCTAAATATAATCTATATGAATCCACTTTACGACATACCAACAGGTTGTCAAATCATAGATGACGAAATAGATGATCGTGTTGaaggaaatatatttgaatacaCAGTAACGGACGTTCAGCCTTATACTGCCTATCAAGTACAACTCAAAGCCAGTACTATCCAAGGAAACGGAAGTTATACTGCAGCAAATATCTCCACTATACAGTCAGGTAAGTAAGCAaccagaatttttaataatttacgtTTGACTGGAATCGTATCatgagttaatattaaagagaGAGCGAGGTATATAGATATATAGAGAATAAACATCCCCCTCTCTCTCTCAACTCTATTCTGATTGGTTGGGTTAACTCCATGACGTAGACATTTTGAGTGGTGGGATCGGCAAAGGTATCAGAAGCAAGTAGAGGGAGATAGAGAGTGATTAACTTATAGTACAATTTCATTTAGGTATATGTCGTTCTCTCTCTTCAATATATATGGAATGGTACTGACCTATTTGGACTTATTAGGTGGAAAGGTCAATTGTTGCTTCAGAATCGAATTATAAttcagaagagacctgaaatcaagacaatttagcaACAAAATCATATGAAAACGTCTAAGAAACAAGAAACTGAAAAATTGCTTGCAATTCTCACTGACGATCTAAATTTCTCATTATAAACGAGCCCGttggataaattttttaattcagtgtaaattttcatttattttagttCCGGAAAATGTCCGCGAAGTAAGCAGCGCGTCGTTCGAAAACGAGTTAAATGATGATTATAAAGCCACAGCAACCATTACATTCTCACCACCGTGTAATACTTACGGAAATGATGTTTCTTATAGTCTGGAATGTGTTGGTCATCGAGAAGGGTACGATGACCATAATATTTTAGATACAACGGAAATCGacacttattttcattttggtTTACGACCCGAGCATCTATATGCATGCAAGATACATACCCGCaacgaaattttcgaaaattcaatACAACTTGAACATTTTTTGTCTCCAGCTGGTGGtgagtaaattttaataaaacaatgattttaatatagttaaatataaattagaatatAGTCAATTTATTGTCATTTGAACGTGgagtcataaaaaattaatacattcttcaaaaaacaatttgaagtaCATTTTTCAGGGAATTTAaggtttttggatatttaattgttttgtgGTGGCTAAATAAACATATATGAGGGTTTTCTGACGTGTTAACATGCGAACTTTAATTATCCATGCTCGAAACAGGGACACTCCAAGttccaacgactggccttgcgatttatttatggtcatcgcaaatGCCAGACGTACCGGTAattttaaacgtttaaaatcgaatggtatGATTGTTGCTGCACAGTTGATTAATGTTACGCAGCATGATCCTACTTTTAACTGTAAACTGTGAGGTGGTAATCCAGgcaattccagtgaatttaaaacCTCCGTGTGATAGTTAACTACGACTTCCTGGTTAATAACGGAGTCGACCGATTTGAAGGAAACCATCTATCCCGgaagaatattttaaatggTGGCATTGAGATCCTcgaaatctttattttttgctCGTTCATCCAGCCAATTATGGTTATTAAACTGTTGCGCTATATCTGAGAAAACGCGCTGAATAAGCTCCTCTTTTGAGTCTGTGATGTGACAGAAATCTGCGAGTAATCCCGTCgaggtttaaaaaaattaaaaatctgaaaaaagtTTCCACAATTTATCATCAACTGTGGTATTAACTTTTAGTTCCTAGTTTTGGAGAGGATTTCCGAAATATTAGCGTTAAAAATGTCAGCCCACATGAAGTGTCGATtactttgaaagaaaattatttgaatatgtcCCAAGGAAATATAAAGTATATGGCGTTGATTTTGAGcgaggaaaatatttttggtaatgTAATAAATAGATGGGATGGAACTGCATGGCCCTCTGTCAATACCTCCTCACAACAAATAACCGAAAATGGATGGGATCCTTTTGAAAGtaggtattttattttgttagttgaaactgatttaaataatcaTGACAAGGTATAAAAAGGAAATCTAATTTTTCTTATGGCATAGtatcagaaatattttcaattttagattCAACTGAGATAGATTTTATTATTGGACAAGGAACGGCGAAAAACCCGCCTTTGAAAGATAATACGCAGTATTATTTAGTAATTAGGATATTTACTAATAGTTTTTATAGGGACAGTGAATCTATAGCTTTTAAAACAGGTAATTATGATTAAAAtcaaatacacttttttattctttgtaCAAATTTCTGAAAAGattatttacaagaaaatttatcatCGAAAGAACTTTTTTTCACATGTGAAGATAATTTTATCGATTGCGGCTTGTCGTAGGATTTTTCGAAAACCCGATCATGATCTGATCACGGGATCACGTTCACGGTTATTCGGAAACTGATTCAGATAATCCGGTCGTTGTCATATGATAAGATCCTTTCTACCCTGATAGACCATTGGGTGAATGCGGGTTGTTTCGATTTTTCCTTAGTGAGGCTTGCAggttttatactttttggtT of the Diorhabda carinulata isolate Delta chromosome 7, icDioCari1.1, whole genome shotgun sequence genome contains:
- the LOC130896369 gene encoding phosphatidylinositol phosphatase PTPRQ-like, coding for MKVFVVFILNLILILNEKVVFSTNSNTTVSANDETDAQLNNTTTKSTNTESACPEPNPPTLFYNESNICWYIDANNQADCLPNEIHLSCDSSTNVVNENFNYSNHCMNINDDSYEFYQGVRYTCTATASTDSSTSTDSSPLIAPPGTGEISPITLNGSQITWNPPFENVTLVYKIKIFSWISNHYIPKECSLPDNINDETTELSFDLIAVPADFSFNIEISTEYWNISVIAAEILSTPSKVPGAPTDIEVQDIKDEESIVSYIIHWSMPCDSNGNITGFYLLLTNNNFEFNDSIEITQLEDRYTYNLPELTPNEIYHVQLCAVGINGNGESANYDFSTNEGVPTAPTFDDPIVASTFFTLKWTAPENFTDGRIAKIALYKINITPKGPNYNRKNGSCPNPDKKYIELNGTELSYNFTEAWPQYDYKISLNAATTAGDGPSAIISITTKSGEPEAPQNLQIMTTVNDKNMNNIKGTLTWDAPCKMNGVLERYVINISERYTEDSSDVEPEIQKINSTEEYVMLNLQPSHYYTFDVTAVLVSGKTGMEASNNITTIVGIPGVPEIITNDSSSNNFTISWQSPKEKVGPIAYFYLNIIYMNPLYDIPTGCQIIDDEIDDRVEGNIFEYTVTDVQPYTAYQVQLKASTIQGNGSYTAANISTIQSVPENVREVSSASFENELNDDYKATATITFSPPCNTYGNDVSYSLECVGHREGYDDHNILDTTEIDTYFHFGLRPEHLYACKIHTRNEIFENSIQLEHFLSPAGVPSFGEDFRNISVKNVSPHEVSITLKENYLNMSQGNIKYMALILSEENIFGNVINRWDGTAWPSVNTSSQQITENGWDPFENSTEIDFIIGQGTAKNPPLKDNTQYYLVIRIFTNSFYRDSESIAFKTDKLSQVSTIVGVIMSLLVLSSLGVAGFYIWKKGIYKKFPAIYRKKTNSKLTSTTAIPIKKFIQYFKNCEHKPDILKQQFALLTTTADEIEEMHTSKFASLPENKRKNRYTNISPFDATRVKLLIDEDDEIGSDYINASYINGFSGKVEYLATQGPLVSTHRDFWRMVIQENVSIIVMVSNFVENNKQKCHKYFPQNHENMFVGDNIEIRCATELHFGAYVVRNLLVRKDCLQVTITHMQFLDWPDFKVPTGTDNMLQFCHQLRERVRLEGGMVIVHCSAGVGRTGTLIAADILLQTVNSGKEIDIYNTVLNLRKQRVKMVQTEEQYIYIHRLVADHIDRPQTPDSTDGEHMYENSDIIKRSKTNDFDSNLENESQF